A genomic region of Dermacentor andersoni chromosome 9, qqDerAnde1_hic_scaffold, whole genome shotgun sequence contains the following coding sequences:
- the LOC129383714 gene encoding uncharacterized protein — MAAFNIDYTPASSVTVHSRAAPPYDGNPIEMRRYYFHGTLVDVPVVLGGTPQLFVRIPCGLMMTSLPNGGMDDRPRSRFVVHSVPCYCPALAGSGPFPAVAVPAYGEVELAEHAPIQVPMLAQVSPAIPVQHLGVSDASAMPVLLTPVSADADALSQTPVTALMGTPAARAMKKPSEWTVNEVAEFIRQIPGCARYVRVFRAHQIDGGALLLLCEHHLISVMNISVGAAVKIRSAIKWLRRKENEGPVGP, encoded by the exons ATGGCTGCTTTTAACATCGACTACACTCCTGCGAGCAGCGTCACCGTGCATAGCCGGGCTGCGCCGCCGTACGACGGAAACCCGATAGAAATGCGCAGGTACTACTTCCACGGCACACTCGTCGACGTTCCGGTCGTTCTTGGTGGCACGCCGCAGCTATTTGTTCGCATCCCCTGCGGACTGATGATGACCAGCTTGCCGAACGGAGGGATGGACGACAGGCCCCGGAGTCGGTTTGTTGTGCACTCCGTCCCTTGTTACTGCCCCGCGCTAGCTGGCTCCGGGCCGTTTCCAGCGGTTGCCGTGCCCGCCTACGGAGAGGTGGAACTGGCCGAGCATGCCCCGATTCAG GTTCCGATGCTTGCTCAGGTGTCGCCGGCCATCCCGGTTCAACACCTGGGTGTGTCCGATGCCTCCGCCATGCCCGTTCTACTGACACCAGTTTCAGCTGACGCCGACGCACTGTCGCAAACGCCGGTGACGGCCCTGATGGGGACGCCAGCTGCTCGGGCAATGAAGAAGCCGTCGGAGTGGACGGTGAACGAGGTCGCGGAGTTTATAAGGCAAATTCCGGGATGCGCCCGCTACGTCCGAGTGTTCCGGGCACACCAGATCGATGGCGGCGCTTTGCTGCTCCTGTGCGAGCACCACCTTATCTCGGTCATGAACATCAGCGTTGGCGCGGCCGTCAAGATCCGCTCGGCGATAAAGTGGCTGCGCCGTAAGGAGAATGAAGGACCAGTGGGTCCATAG
- the LOC126527350 gene encoding uncharacterized protein — protein sequence MDSMRRREKHRRGQRNETATTRGTVNRGTTRRRRGGRRRGSPVRSRLSAERWLSSLPPVTKVSLSELFDHVPKLSSQAGVMTHVIDGNVVQESTEPFSVGLWRRGSPEPGQATRHVFPELEVSHRASLEVPDPRPAFESKNDAPAVVDLASNRDAAATSAAAGESSFEHERAPSVTLPPPTPCVASSKHDPAPTVVCACRRQPAAPQDCGPVPNTSSSPISVSYPVPVQNVASHPTCEATGCGDVAMEEMSASAPCPTPIPAANATSTTPAPKPAGQPASQAQDLTPLLQPSACLGKDPRSWTVDDVVQYISGLPGCERFAGVFREQEVDGRALLLLKSRHLHVNMKLRLGPALKILDDVRSLRGNLAQ from the coding sequence ATGGACTCCATGCGGAGGCGCGAAAAGCATCGACGCGGCCAGCGCAACGAAACTGCGACGACGAGGGGCACCGTGAACCGTGGAACAACGCGGCGGCGGCGTGGCGGACGGCGACGTGGCTCTCCCGTGAGGTCTCGCCTAAGCGCCGAGCGCTGGCTCAGCTCCCTGCCTCCCGTGACCAAAGTAAGCTTGTCGGAACTCTTCGACCACGTGCCCAAACTGTCGTCCCAGGCGGGCGTCATGACGCACGTCATCGACGGAAACGTCGTGCAAGAGTCGACAGAACCGTTCTCGGTCGGTTTGTGGAGACGAGGCTCTCCGGAGCCCGGACAGGCTACCCGTCACGTGTTCCCGGAGCTGGAGGTGTCGCACCGGGCTTCTCTGGAGGTTCCGGATCCTCGTCCGGCATTCGAAAGTAAGAATGACGCGCCGGCCGTCGTCGACCTCGCATCGAATCGGGATGCGGCGGCTACGTCTGCTGCGGCCGGTGAGTCGAGCTTCGAACACGAGCGGGCCCCAAGTGTGACACTACCGCCGCCAACGCCGTGTGTCGCGAGCTCGAAGCACGACCCGGCTCCGACCGTTGTGTGCGCGTGCAGACGTCAACCTGCTGCCCCTCAAGATTGCGGTCCCGTCCCGAACACGTCCTCGTCACCGATCTCGGTTTCGTATCCGGTCCCGGTTCAGAACGTGGCTTCGCACCCTACGTGTGAGGCAACTGGTTGCGGGGACGTGGCCATGGAAGAAATGAGCGCATCAGCGCCGTGCCCGACTCCGATTCCGGCCGCAAACGCAACGTCGACTACACCGGCGCCGAAGCCTGCCGGGCAGCCTGCTTCGCAGGCGCAGGATCTCACGCCGCTGCTCCAGCCATCGGCATGCCTGGGAAAGGACCCGAGAAGCTGGACGGTCGACGACGTCGTGCAATATATCAGTGGGCTCCCGGGATGCGAGCGATTCGCCGGGGTGTTCCGTGAGCAGGAGGTGGACGGCAGAGCCTTGCTTCTGCTGAAGAGTCGCCACTTGCACGTCAACATGAAGCTCCGTCTGGGTCCGGCATTGAAGATATTAGACGACGTACGTTCACTTCGCGGGAATCTAGCGCAGTGA